A stretch of the Archangium violaceum genome encodes the following:
- the ribH gene encoding 6,7-dimethyl-8-ribityllumazine synthase — translation MPRYIEGDFLPPKGRFAICVARFNAFITEELVKGAVDTLVRHGVADGDIDVFRCPGTYELPALTRRVSETRSYVGIITLGAVIRGGTPHFDYVAGECAKGIGNVAFTSQAAVTFGVLTCDTVEQAIDRAGVKAGNKGAEAAAACIEMVNLHVKLASLEGKKGS, via the coding sequence ATGCCTCGCTACATCGAAGGTGACTTTCTTCCCCCGAAGGGCCGTTTCGCCATCTGCGTTGCCCGTTTCAACGCGTTCATCACCGAGGAGCTGGTGAAGGGCGCGGTGGACACGCTGGTACGCCACGGAGTGGCCGACGGGGACATCGACGTCTTCCGCTGCCCCGGCACCTATGAGCTGCCGGCCCTGACGCGGCGCGTGTCCGAGACGCGCTCCTACGTGGGCATCATCACCCTGGGCGCCGTCATCCGGGGTGGCACGCCGCACTTCGACTACGTGGCGGGTGAGTGCGCCAAGGGCATCGGCAACGTGGCCTTCACCTCCCAGGCCGCCGTCACCTTCGGCGTGCTGACGTGCGACACGGTGGAGCAGGCCATCGACCGGGCCGGCGTGAAGGCCGGGAACAAGGGCGCGGAGGCCGCCGCCGCCTGCATCGAGATGGTGAACCTCCACGTCAAGCTCGCCTCCCTGGAAGGGAAGAAGGGCTCGTAG
- the nusB gene encoding transcription antitermination factor NusB encodes MGARRTARERALQALYQLEMTPGSVHDALEAAWAATEEARKEAEAVKFARELVEGVMSHREEIDRLIEQHSHNWRLDRMSRIDRNVLRLGVFELKYRPDIPKKVSLNEAVELGKNFGTEESSAFVNGLLDRVAAALGKQ; translated from the coding sequence ATGGGTGCACGCAGAACGGCACGCGAGCGCGCGTTGCAGGCGCTCTATCAGTTGGAGATGACCCCGGGCTCCGTCCACGACGCCCTGGAGGCCGCCTGGGCCGCCACCGAGGAGGCCCGCAAGGAGGCCGAGGCGGTGAAGTTCGCCCGCGAGCTCGTCGAGGGCGTCATGTCCCACCGGGAGGAGATCGACCGGCTCATCGAGCAGCACAGCCACAACTGGCGGTTGGATCGCATGTCCCGTATCGATCGCAACGTGCTGCGCCTGGGCGTCTTCGAGCTGAAGTACCGCCCGGACATCCCCAAGAAGGTGTCGCTCAACGAGGCCGTGGAGCTGGGCAAGAACTTCGGCACCGAAGAGTCCAGCGCCTTCGTCAACGGGCTGTTGGACCGCGTGGCCGCGGCGCTGGGGAAGCAGTGA
- a CDS encoding chemotaxis protein CheW, translating into MRQRFNVLTQLTQSMADEMAAAERDPLVQLCAFFVGPEEYAVDIRRMEEALQPQRITPIRGAPPFIEGIIRLRGSIIPVVDLRKRLLGIEAPVDTPKTRMLVCWLGRKRVAFTVDRVSEVVRLRRSEIKPAPAIGAVGPAPFVVGVYGEPEKGEQDKREPDRREGDKREQEKHGQGRLKLLLDVKALLLAEMVRDGGRRMNG; encoded by the coding sequence ATGAGACAGCGCTTCAATGTCCTGACGCAGCTCACGCAGTCCATGGCCGACGAGATGGCCGCGGCGGAGAGGGATCCGCTCGTGCAGCTGTGCGCCTTCTTCGTGGGGCCCGAGGAGTACGCGGTGGACATCCGGCGGATGGAGGAGGCCCTCCAGCCCCAGCGCATCACCCCCATCCGCGGCGCGCCGCCCTTCATCGAGGGCATCATCCGCCTGCGGGGCTCCATCATCCCCGTCGTGGATCTGCGCAAGCGGCTGCTCGGCATCGAGGCCCCGGTGGACACGCCCAAGACGCGGATGTTGGTGTGCTGGCTGGGCCGCAAGCGCGTGGCCTTCACCGTGGATCGCGTCTCCGAGGTGGTGCGGCTGCGGCGCAGTGAGATCAAACCCGCTCCGGCCATTGGCGCGGTGGGCCCGGCGCCCTTCGTGGTGGGGGTGTACGGCGAGCCGGAGAAGGGCGAGCAGGACAAGCGCGAGCCGGACAGGCGCGAGGGCGACAAGCGCGAGCAGGAGAAGCACGGACAGGGGCGGCTCAAGCTGCTGCTGGACGTGAAGGCGCTGCTGCTGGCGGAGATGGTGCGCGACGGCGGCCGGAGGATGAACGGATGA
- a CDS encoding HEAT repeat domain-containing protein, whose product MSEEGRNAEEARYRALLELDPSSAGARETLVAGLHDESWRVRRAAAEGLTRVPEREVVVERLISVLGERDETGARNAAAESLAGMGLAAVEPLVRLLGHADPDQRKFAADILGQLKLAEAEEALVKAMLEDVDLNVRVAAAEALGHVGGKVAARALERTLHDPEPLLQLSALESLALLRHPPPLPELVRLLGNPMLKRSAYRVLGLIPQVAATELVCRGLGAESRSTREAALVALGTQAGLSEPSQRTEMDAAVRLALKRLPEAVGWVASALESDDLELRAGALVAAAALREPQLAPLVAEVAQEERLVPEVMRTLAHFGPETGRELLASMDRLSFPAREVAGLVLVEMVDATYVPELVQMLDWGELDLKAVAVQGLGRTRSLEAVEPLAQLLDHPELAGPAVRALVTLAGSFPKQVAQALESALERGAEPVVLSALVRVGGTAMLPLVRRTAREGSVALRATAVEVLAAVEPSGGLELARVALEDESSRVRAAAVRVLGQVGDARMSGLLKRALADEALEVRLAALEAVGECGAVEQVAELESLVRHEDGAIAFRAVRSLARLGSLRDEVLRSAVSHGDHEVVKAALLAGAASAEGVSLAVGLLGHANWDVRAAAARILGASGGRECLPATRAALAAETDALARRALVDAVERLSGR is encoded by the coding sequence ATGAGCGAGGAGGGGCGGAACGCAGAGGAGGCGCGTTACCGGGCCCTGCTGGAGCTGGATCCCTCCTCCGCGGGCGCGCGGGAGACGCTCGTGGCGGGTCTCCATGACGAGAGCTGGCGGGTGCGCCGCGCGGCGGCCGAGGGGCTGACCCGGGTGCCGGAGCGCGAGGTGGTGGTGGAGCGGCTCATCTCCGTATTGGGAGAGCGGGACGAGACGGGCGCGCGCAACGCGGCGGCGGAGTCCCTGGCGGGCATGGGTCTGGCGGCGGTGGAGCCCCTGGTGCGGCTGCTCGGGCACGCGGATCCGGATCAGCGCAAGTTCGCCGCGGACATCCTGGGCCAGCTGAAGCTCGCGGAGGCGGAAGAGGCCCTGGTGAAGGCGATGCTGGAGGACGTGGATCTCAATGTCCGCGTGGCCGCGGCGGAGGCGCTGGGCCACGTGGGCGGCAAGGTCGCGGCCCGCGCCCTGGAGCGCACCCTGCACGATCCCGAGCCGTTGCTGCAGCTGAGCGCGCTGGAGTCGCTCGCGTTGCTGCGCCACCCGCCGCCGTTGCCCGAGCTGGTGCGGCTGTTGGGCAACCCGATGCTCAAGCGCAGTGCCTATCGGGTGCTGGGCCTCATTCCCCAGGTGGCGGCCACGGAGCTGGTGTGCCGGGGACTGGGTGCGGAGTCGCGCTCCACCCGCGAGGCGGCACTGGTGGCGCTGGGCACCCAGGCGGGCCTGTCCGAGCCCTCCCAGCGGACCGAGATGGACGCGGCGGTGCGGCTGGCGCTCAAGCGGCTGCCCGAGGCGGTGGGCTGGGTGGCCAGCGCGCTGGAGTCCGATGATCTCGAGCTGCGGGCCGGAGCGCTCGTCGCGGCGGCGGCCCTGCGCGAGCCCCAGCTGGCCCCGCTGGTGGCGGAGGTGGCGCAGGAGGAGCGGCTGGTGCCCGAGGTGATGCGCACGCTGGCGCATTTCGGTCCGGAGACGGGGCGCGAGCTGCTGGCGAGCATGGATCGGCTGTCCTTCCCGGCGCGCGAGGTGGCGGGGCTCGTGCTGGTGGAGATGGTGGACGCCACATACGTGCCCGAGCTCGTTCAGATGCTCGACTGGGGCGAGCTGGATTTGAAGGCGGTGGCGGTGCAGGGGCTCGGACGGACGCGCTCGTTGGAGGCGGTGGAGCCGCTGGCGCAGTTGTTGGATCATCCGGAGCTGGCCGGGCCGGCGGTGCGCGCGCTGGTGACGCTGGCCGGCAGCTTTCCGAAGCAGGTGGCCCAGGCGCTGGAGTCGGCGCTGGAGCGCGGGGCGGAGCCGGTGGTGCTGAGCGCGCTGGTTCGGGTGGGTGGGACGGCCATGCTGCCCCTGGTGCGGCGGACCGCGCGGGAGGGCTCGGTGGCCTTGCGTGCCACCGCCGTGGAGGTGCTGGCCGCGGTGGAGCCTTCCGGGGGCCTGGAGCTGGCGCGGGTGGCGCTGGAGGACGAGTCCTCGAGGGTGCGCGCCGCGGCGGTGCGGGTGCTGGGCCAGGTGGGGGATGCCAGGATGTCGGGGTTGCTGAAGCGGGCCCTCGCCGACGAGGCCCTGGAGGTACGGCTCGCCGCCCTGGAGGCGGTGGGGGAGTGCGGGGCCGTGGAGCAGGTGGCGGAGCTGGAGTCGCTGGTGCGGCATGAGGACGGGGCCATCGCCTTCCGGGCGGTGCGCTCCCTGGCGAGGCTGGGCTCGCTGCGGGACGAGGTGCTCCGGAGCGCGGTGTCCCATGGAGACCATGAGGTGGTGAAGGCGGCGCTGCTTGCGGGCGCGGCCTCGGCCGAGGGGGTGTCGCTGGCGGTGGGGCTGCTCGGCCACGCGAATTGGGACGTGAGGGCCGCGGCGGCGCGGATCCTGGGAGCCTCTGGCGGGCGCGAGTGCCTGCCGGCGACCCGGGCCGCGCTGGCGGCGGAGACGGATGCTCTGGCTCGCCGCGCGCTGGTGGACGCGGTGGAGCGGTTGTCGGGACGCTGA
- a CDS encoding M17 family peptidase N-terminal domain-containing protein has translation MNVAAYDVGLEGLDSLEGVDALCLFVGEDDRPLPGSAGYVDWRLCGSLSRVLQSGFFVGAREDSLLLPTDGRFPVPRIFIIGLGQRRELDASSLGEALANAGRVLAKAKVEAVALEIPGVGSLDEATRASALTDRFLPAFKGKKVAVLADKELARRLPGRKG, from the coding sequence GTGAACGTCGCCGCCTACGATGTCGGCCTCGAGGGGCTGGATTCGCTGGAGGGTGTGGACGCCCTCTGTCTCTTCGTGGGCGAGGATGACCGTCCCCTGCCGGGCTCGGCCGGCTATGTGGACTGGCGGCTGTGCGGCTCCCTGTCGCGCGTCCTCCAGTCCGGCTTCTTCGTGGGCGCCCGGGAGGACTCCCTCCTGCTGCCCACCGACGGCCGCTTCCCCGTCCCCCGCATCTTCATCATCGGGCTGGGGCAGCGCCGTGAGCTCGATGCCTCCTCGCTGGGCGAGGCGCTCGCCAACGCCGGCCGGGTGCTCGCCAAGGCGAAGGTCGAGGCCGTGGCCCTGGAAATCCCGGGTGTTGGCTCCCTGGACGAGGCCACCCGGGCCTCCGCCCTGACGGACAGGTTCCTTCCCGCCTTCAAGGGGAAGAAGGTCGCCGTCCTGGCGGACAAGGAGCTCGCCCGCCGCCTGCCCGGCCGCAAGGGCTGA
- a CDS encoding CheR family methyltransferase, which yields MPFDTGKPEMTAEEFRLLRDFVYGHCGILVRDDMKFVMQRRLWPRLEALGLADFSAYYRYLRFDAQRRAELETAIEALTTHETYFFREPRQLKAFSEEVLPQLERRNARTKRLRIWSAGCSSGEEAYTVAMLLKDSGRFEGWDVEVHGTDISRRVLVAARAGEYGPSALRATPPDKIARYFIHVGPNRVRVRDDVRAWVTFGHHNLQEPDSGQIGSRMDVVFCRNVMIYFDTPARQRVLRLIYDKLVPGGYLLLGHSENLINLSADFELVHLRSDLVYRKPEGGL from the coding sequence ATGCCTTTCGATACAGGCAAGCCGGAGATGACCGCGGAGGAGTTCCGCCTGCTGCGGGACTTCGTGTATGGCCATTGCGGCATCCTCGTGCGTGACGACATGAAGTTCGTCATGCAGCGGCGGCTGTGGCCACGTCTGGAGGCGTTGGGACTGGCGGACTTCAGCGCCTACTACCGCTACCTGCGCTTCGATGCCCAGCGCCGCGCCGAGCTGGAGACGGCCATCGAGGCGCTCACCACGCACGAGACGTACTTCTTCCGCGAGCCGCGCCAGCTCAAGGCCTTCTCCGAGGAAGTACTTCCGCAGCTGGAGCGGCGCAACGCGCGCACGAAGCGGCTGCGCATCTGGTCCGCGGGGTGCTCGTCCGGGGAGGAGGCCTACACGGTGGCCATGCTCCTCAAGGACAGCGGGCGCTTCGAGGGCTGGGACGTGGAGGTGCATGGCACGGACATCTCGCGCCGGGTGCTGGTCGCCGCGCGCGCGGGCGAGTACGGGCCGAGCGCGCTCCGGGCCACGCCTCCGGACAAGATCGCCCGCTATTTCATCCACGTGGGGCCCAACCGGGTGCGCGTTCGCGACGACGTGCGCGCCTGGGTGACCTTCGGCCACCACAACCTGCAGGAGCCCGATTCGGGGCAGATCGGCTCCCGCATGGACGTCGTCTTCTGTCGCAACGTGATGATCTACTTCGACACGCCCGCGCGGCAGCGGGTGCTGCGCCTCATCTACGACAAGCTGGTGCCCGGGGGTTATCTGCTGCTGGGGCACTCGGAGAACCTCATCAACCTGAGCGCGGACTTCGAGTTGGTGCACCTGCGCAGTGATCTCGTCTACCGCAAGCCGGAGGGGGGCCTGTGA
- the cheB gene encoding chemotaxis-specific protein-glutamate methyltransferase CheB — MSSPRDTVKVLVVDDSAHNRRLLSELLESSPDVKVVGTAIDGNEGLRQVMALHPDVVTLDLEMPRLGGYSFLRLLKSTAPTPVIVISSYAHKTDVFKALELGAFDFIAKPAKLTAEVLEKLRKELQEKVHAARLVRPEMKPVKRQKVMPLEPSFVVGIGASTGGPPAVQRLLESLSPEPSMSLLVCQHMPKQFTRAFAERLDRLGPFTVREAQEGDLLAPGHVFIAPGGRQLVVYRQNGQYVLGTPPPTMQDKHAPSVDRLFVSLAEVFGPKTIGVVLTGMGSDGALGSKAIQKAGGEVWAESEETAVIYGMPQEAVATGAVSRVLPLGEIGPALVELARKRR; from the coding sequence GTGAGCTCGCCTCGAGACACCGTGAAGGTGCTGGTGGTGGACGACTCGGCCCACAACCGGCGGTTGTTGTCGGAGCTGCTGGAGTCCTCGCCGGACGTGAAGGTGGTGGGCACCGCGATCGACGGCAACGAGGGACTGCGCCAGGTGATGGCGCTGCACCCGGACGTGGTGACGTTGGATCTGGAGATGCCGCGGCTGGGCGGCTATTCCTTCCTGCGGCTGCTCAAGAGCACGGCGCCCACGCCCGTCATCGTCATCTCCAGCTACGCGCACAAGACGGACGTCTTCAAGGCGCTGGAGCTGGGGGCCTTCGACTTCATCGCCAAGCCGGCGAAGCTCACGGCGGAGGTGCTGGAGAAGCTGCGCAAGGAACTGCAGGAGAAGGTGCACGCGGCGCGGTTGGTGCGGCCGGAGATGAAGCCGGTGAAGCGGCAGAAGGTGATGCCGCTGGAGCCCTCGTTCGTGGTGGGAATCGGGGCGTCCACGGGTGGGCCGCCGGCGGTGCAGCGGCTGCTGGAGTCGCTCTCGCCGGAGCCGTCGATGAGCCTGCTGGTGTGCCAGCACATGCCCAAGCAGTTCACCCGGGCCTTCGCGGAGCGGCTGGACCGGCTGGGCCCCTTCACCGTGCGCGAGGCGCAGGAGGGAGATCTCCTGGCGCCGGGCCACGTCTTCATCGCGCCGGGTGGGCGGCAGCTGGTGGTATACCGGCAGAACGGGCAGTACGTGCTGGGCACGCCACCTCCGACGATGCAGGACAAGCACGCGCCCTCGGTGGACCGGCTCTTCGTGAGCCTGGCCGAGGTGTTCGGCCCGAAGACGATTGGCGTGGTGCTGACGGGGATGGGCTCGGACGGGGCCCTGGGCTCGAAGGCCATCCAGAAGGCGGGAGGCGAGGTGTGGGCGGAGTCGGAGGAGACGGCGGTCATCTACGGGATGCCGCAGGAGGCGGTGGCGACCGGGGCGGTGAGCCGGGTGCTGCCGTTGGGAGAAATCGGCCCGGCGCTGGTGGAGCTGGCGCGCAAGAGGCGGTGA
- a CDS encoding chemotaxis protein CheW yields the protein MPSLSVLLDSFFYRPDEDIGPIQELVAGTDETVEPVPEEIPEEYLAFQLEGEHYAVPIHGVREIVKVPPLTEVPRAAPNLLGIMYLRGEVLPVYDIKVKLRLSDKAQVVAGPDAPEPPRGSRIIVVQTADGLAGIWVDAVSEVVRLRPSMLELAPPGVGGGERDCVVGLGRRKQQLFILLDIWQALA from the coding sequence GTGCCTTCCCTGTCCGTTCTGCTCGACAGCTTCTTCTACCGTCCGGATGAGGACATCGGTCCCATCCAGGAGCTGGTGGCCGGTACCGACGAGACCGTCGAGCCCGTCCCCGAGGAGATCCCCGAGGAGTATCTGGCCTTCCAGCTGGAGGGTGAGCACTACGCGGTGCCCATCCACGGCGTGAGGGAGATCGTCAAGGTTCCGCCGCTCACCGAGGTGCCGCGTGCCGCGCCCAACCTGCTCGGCATCATGTACCTGCGGGGCGAAGTCTTGCCCGTGTATGACATCAAGGTGAAGCTGCGGTTGTCTGACAAGGCGCAGGTGGTGGCGGGTCCGGACGCGCCCGAGCCTCCGCGGGGCTCGCGCATCATCGTGGTGCAGACGGCGGACGGGCTGGCGGGCATCTGGGTGGACGCTGTCTCCGAAGTGGTCCGGTTGAGGCCCTCGATGTTGGAGCTGGCCCCTCCGGGAGTAGGGGGCGGGGAACGGGATTGTGTGGTGGGGTTGGGGCGGCGCAAACAGCAGCTCTTCATCCTGCTCGACATCTGGCAGGCCCTCGCATGA
- a CDS encoding response regulator, with the protein MKFKILIVEDSKVSRELIAATVESISGLEAFATSSGFEALKLLPRHRFDLIITDINMPDINGLELINFVKKNPNYRDTPLFIVTTEGREKDRDRGLALGAAEYLIKPFSPQSLEGLVRRYLKLA; encoded by the coding sequence ATGAAGTTCAAGATCCTGATCGTGGAGGATTCCAAGGTCTCGCGGGAGTTGATTGCCGCGACGGTGGAGTCCATCTCCGGTCTGGAGGCCTTCGCCACCAGCAGCGGTTTCGAGGCCCTCAAGCTCCTGCCCCGCCACCGGTTCGATCTCATCATCACCGACATCAACATGCCGGACATCAACGGGCTGGAGCTCATCAACTTCGTCAAGAAGAACCCGAACTACCGCGACACGCCGTTGTTCATCGTCACCACCGAGGGCCGTGAGAAGGATCGCGACCGCGGGCTGGCGCTGGGCGCGGCCGAGTACCTCATCAAGCCCTTCTCTCCGCAGAGCCTGGAAGGGCTCGTGCGCCGCTACCTGAAGCTCGCGTGA
- a CDS encoding chemotaxis protein CheA, which produces MNQAGKALAEFVAEGTEILETLGRDLLVLDQQRGADPEPDLINGIFRAAHSLKGLSALFGQERISKLAHQTEDLLDRLRLGKLSLDDQVLDTLIEALDVLQALLAEASREETSAGLSERVLELGTRLANQGVAAAAIEEDPLDRLELDPQVRAVFTEYEEHRLRENVRRGVALYRIRAAFDLSDFDTGLADLNSRLKPLGEVVSTLPSSEPGGLSGIAFDLIFGAKVPESELAAKLQGTPAQLFALKARPPATTTARAAPAPAPVAQSVAQVVQPTEPAEAPAPPKRKRKPKTPKASAETPSGSGSEPVASTPRAPGLRAVEPDIEPESAQESLALQGESSRSELSGPPVRTLTDEPVGVRGPRTEAESARSLTQTVRVDISRLDALMNTVGELLLIKANLQRMAENARQQEGVVAHSKLWGQELSRETRQLERKLDALQQGLLEARMVPVGQVFDRLARLVRRIAREAGKEIDFIIGGGDVELDKLIVEELSDPLMHIIRNAIDHGAESPEVRQAAGKPRRARVSLRAEQKGNHVVIEVSDDGAGIDEVGVRETALRKGLITEAQAREMSRRELLNLIFLPGFSTARSVSELSGRGVGLDVVKNNIGNLSGIIDVWSERGQGTAFHITLPVTLAIIRALVVGVSGRTYAVPLNSVLEILSVKPSEIRTVERREVLDVRGTTLPLMRLARVFNHPERQNDRHFVVVAGLAQERLGIAVDELQGQQDIVVKSLGGRLQGVRGISGAADLANRRTVLVLDVGALLEEGMSLERRRA; this is translated from the coding sequence GTGAACCAGGCCGGAAAAGCACTCGCGGAGTTCGTCGCCGAGGGGACGGAGATCCTCGAGACCCTGGGCAGGGATCTGCTCGTGCTGGATCAACAGCGCGGGGCGGACCCGGAGCCGGATCTCATCAACGGCATCTTCCGGGCGGCGCACTCGCTCAAGGGCCTGTCGGCGCTCTTCGGGCAGGAGCGCATCTCCAAGCTGGCCCACCAGACCGAGGACCTGTTGGATCGGCTCCGGCTGGGCAAGCTGTCGCTGGACGATCAGGTCCTGGACACCCTCATCGAGGCGCTGGACGTGCTCCAGGCGCTGCTCGCGGAGGCGTCCCGGGAGGAGACCTCGGCCGGGTTGAGCGAGCGTGTGTTGGAGCTGGGCACGCGGCTGGCCAACCAGGGCGTCGCGGCGGCGGCCATCGAGGAGGATCCGCTCGACCGGCTGGAGCTGGATCCTCAGGTGCGGGCCGTCTTCACCGAGTACGAGGAGCACCGCCTGCGCGAGAACGTCCGCCGCGGCGTGGCCCTCTACCGCATCCGCGCCGCGTTCGATCTCTCCGACTTCGACACGGGGCTCGCCGATCTCAACTCGCGCCTCAAGCCGCTGGGCGAGGTCGTCAGCACGTTGCCCTCGTCGGAGCCGGGTGGGCTCTCGGGCATCGCGTTCGATCTCATCTTCGGCGCCAAGGTGCCGGAGTCGGAGCTGGCGGCGAAGCTCCAGGGCACGCCCGCGCAGCTCTTCGCGCTCAAGGCCCGCCCGCCCGCCACGACCACCGCGCGGGCCGCTCCGGCGCCCGCTCCCGTGGCGCAATCCGTGGCCCAGGTCGTCCAGCCCACCGAGCCCGCCGAGGCTCCCGCTCCTCCCAAGAGGAAGCGCAAGCCGAAGACGCCCAAGGCGAGCGCGGAGACTCCGTCCGGGAGCGGGTCGGAGCCGGTGGCTTCCACTCCCAGGGCCCCGGGCCTGCGCGCGGTCGAGCCGGACATCGAGCCGGAGTCCGCGCAGGAATCGCTGGCATTGCAGGGTGAGTCGTCGCGGTCCGAGCTGTCCGGGCCTCCAGTGCGCACGCTGACGGATGAGCCAGTGGGCGTTCGGGGCCCCCGGACGGAGGCCGAGTCGGCGCGCTCGCTCACCCAGACGGTCCGGGTGGACATCAGCCGGTTGGACGCGCTGATGAACACCGTGGGAGAGCTGCTGCTCATCAAGGCCAACCTGCAGCGCATGGCGGAGAACGCGCGCCAGCAGGAGGGCGTGGTGGCGCACTCCAAGCTGTGGGGCCAGGAGCTGTCTCGCGAGACGCGGCAGCTCGAGCGCAAGCTGGACGCGCTCCAGCAGGGCCTGCTCGAGGCGCGCATGGTGCCGGTGGGCCAGGTGTTCGACAGGCTCGCCCGGCTGGTGCGCCGCATCGCCCGGGAGGCGGGCAAGGAGATCGACTTCATCATCGGCGGCGGCGACGTGGAGCTGGACAAGCTCATCGTCGAGGAGCTGAGCGATCCGCTGATGCACATCATCCGCAACGCCATCGACCATGGCGCGGAGTCGCCGGAGGTCCGGCAGGCGGCGGGCAAGCCGAGGCGGGCGAGGGTGTCGCTGCGCGCGGAGCAGAAGGGCAACCACGTCGTCATCGAGGTGAGCGACGACGGGGCGGGCATCGACGAGGTGGGCGTGCGCGAGACGGCCCTGCGCAAGGGGCTCATCACCGAGGCGCAGGCGCGGGAGATGAGCCGGCGCGAGCTGCTCAACCTCATCTTCCTGCCGGGGTTCTCCACCGCCCGCAGTGTGTCCGAGCTGTCCGGCCGGGGCGTGGGCCTGGACGTGGTGAAGAACAACATCGGCAACCTGTCCGGCATCATCGACGTGTGGAGCGAGCGCGGGCAGGGCACGGCCTTCCACATCACGCTGCCCGTCACCCTGGCGATCATCCGGGCCCTGGTGGTGGGCGTGAGCGGGCGCACCTACGCGGTGCCGCTCAACAGCGTGCTGGAGATCCTCTCCGTGAAGCCCTCGGAGATCCGCACGGTGGAGCGGCGCGAGGTGCTGGACGTGCGTGGCACCACGCTGCCCCTCATGCGCCTGGCGCGGGTGTTCAACCATCCCGAGCGCCAGAACGACCGGCACTTCGTGGTGGTGGCGGGGCTGGCGCAGGAGCGGCTGGGCATCGCCGTGGACGAGCTCCAGGGCCAGCAGGACATCGTCGTCAAGTCGCTGGGAGGCCGCCTGCAGGGCGTGCGAGGGATCTCGGGAGCGGCCGACCTGGCCAACCGGCGCACCGTGCTGGTGCTGGATGTGGGTGCCTTGCTCGAGGAGGGGATGAGCCTGGAACGACGCCGGGCTTAA